The genomic region CCGAACGACGCCGCGGGCGGGAGGGTCGGGCGTCGCGTCACGGCAGGGCCTTCCGGTGGACCGCACCGAGCGGATCCGGGCGTGACGCCAGCGTAGGCGCGCGCCACCGACGGAGGGTCCGTCGCGCGACGGACGCGACCTCGGCGGGGCCGCCGGTAGCGTCGATGCCATGGACATCCCCTCGATGATCATGGGCGCCGCGATCGCGTCGGTCGCCTGGATCGGCTTCTCCCCCTTCGCGGAGCTGAAGCGGCTCCGCGCCCGGGAGGCCGCCGCGGAGGCGGCCGAGGGCCCGGGGCCGGTCGCGTGACGCCCAGCGGAGGCGGCAGGAGCGGCACAGGACGGATGATCGTCAACCCGGGGCCGTGGGACAACCCGCCGCGGAAGTGGGTCGCGGGCGACGAGGACGGGGCGATCAACCTGAGCATCATCGTGGACGGGCTGGGCGCCCGCGAGTCCCTGATCCGGCTGCATCGCGGCGAGACGCTCGACGACCACGACCTCGCGCTGTTCGGCGTCGTCAACTTCCAGGCGTTCCTCATGACCTACGAGCCCGTCGTCGCGCTGCTCCGCGAGCCGAGGCGCCCGCAGCTGCACCCGGCCGTCATCGAGCTCATGCCGGTGCTGGCCGACGGCCCCGCGTCGCCGTAGGGGACCGGATCACGTCGGTCCGTCCGCGAGCCGGACGGCCAGAGGACCTCCCGCGCGGACGGTCAGCTCGTCGCCGCTGGCCGGCGCCCCATCGACGACTGGAACCGCACGAGGTACCCGTCGGGATCCTGCACGAGGAACTGGCGGACGCCGGTCTCCTCGTCGCCGATCCGGTACCAGGTGGTCTCCGGTTCGAGGAAGAGCGCGACGCCCGCCGCGGCGAGCGCCGCCGCCACGACGTCGGCGTCCTCGACGGCGATCTGGAAGTTGATCCCCGCCCGAACGGCCGCTCCAGCGGCCCCGACACCCAGTTCCGGGTGATGCCGGCCTGCTCGAGCATGAGGTGCGCGCCGCCGCGGGCGATGTACGCCAAGCCCTCGGCGGGCCTGTCGTACTGGACGGCGAAGCCGCAGAGGTCGCGCCAGAAGGCGAGGCTCGCGGCGAGGTCGGTCACCAGCAGCTCGGGGACGAGGTCGGGCTCGGCGTCGGGATCCATGCGGCCATGCTCGCAAACGGCCGCCTCCGCGATCAGCTGCTCGCGCGTCCGCCGCGCTCCCCCGACGGTGATCCCGTACGTGCCGTCATCCGGCCCGCTCAGCCAGGTGAGGTCGTAGGTCGGTGTCGGGCCGGCCGGCTCGCGCTCGGCGATCCGCCAGCGCTCGCCGCGCACCGTGACCTCGAACGCCTCCATCCGACGAGCCTACGAGCGGGCGCCCGTTACCGTGGACGGATGATCTCCACGCTCCCGCCCACCGCCGAGCTGCACCTGCACGTCGAGGGGACGCTCGAACCGGAGCTGGTGTTCGAGCTGGCCGAGCGCAACGGCGTCGACCTGCCGTACGCGGGCATCGAGGACCTCCGCTCGCGCTACGCCTTCACCGACCTGCAGTCGTTCCTCGACCTCTACTACGCGTGCACCGCGGTCCTCCGCACCCGCCGCGACTTCCACGACCTCGCGGCCGCGTACCTGGAGCGGGCCGCGGCCGACGGGATCCGGCACGTCGAGATGTCGTTCGACCCGCAGGCGCACACGACCCGCGGCGTCGCCGTCGACGACGTGCTCGACGGCCTCCTCGACGCGCTCCGCGACGCGCGCGTGCGCCACGGCATCTCGGGCGGCCTGATCCTCAGCTTCCTCCGCGACCGGCCGGTGGAGGAGGCGATGGCGACCCTCGAGTCCGTCGCCGGTCGCGCCCACGAGCTGCTCGCCGTCGGGCTCGACTCCGCCGAGGTCGGCTACCCGCCGTCGCTGTTCGTCGACGTCTTCGCGCGCGCCCGTGAGCTCGGCCTGCACGCGGTCGCGCACGCGGGCGAGGAGGGGCCGCCGTCCTACATCCACGAGGCGCTCGATCTGCTGCGCGTGGAACGGGTGGACCACGGGGTGCGCTGCCTCGAGGATCCCGCGCTCGTCGACCGGCTCGTCGCCGACCGGATCCCCCTCACCGTCTGCCCGCTCTCGAACGTGCGCCTCGGCGTGAACGAGACGCTCGACGAGCACGCGCTGCCCGAGCTCCTGGCGCGCGGCGTGCTCGCGACCGTCAACAGCGACGACCCCGCCTACTTCGGCGGCTACCTCGGCGAGAACCTCCGGCAGCTGCGCCGCGCGCACGCCTTCGACGACGACGCGCTGGCGCTCCTCGCCCGCAACTCCTTCGAGGCGTCGTTCCTCCCCGACGCCCGCCGGGCGGAGCTGCTGGCCGCGGTCGACGCCTGGCGCGCCTCCGCGCTCTGATCCGACCGGCGCGGTCCCCGCGCGGTGCCGGATGTCCGCCCAGCGATGCCCGGATGTCCGCTGCGCACCCGACCGGCCGGTTCCCCGGAACCGCTCCCTAGCATCGCCGCGTGCCCGAGTACATCCGCTTCCAGAGCGCCGCGCCCAACCGACGCGGCACCTTCCCCGGCGTGTTCGCCCTCACGGACGGGCTGCGCCAGAGCGGCCGGCTCTCGGCGGAGGAGGTCGCGTGGATGGACGCGGTGAACGCGCGCGCCATCGCCGCCTACCCGTATCCGCGCAGCGTCGACCCCGACTGCTACGACCGCGTGAGGAACCCGGGCGCCCGATCCTGGTACCTGGCGAGCGCGACGGACCTGCTCGCGTTCACGGCCGACTACCTCACCCTGCTCGACCGGCACGACGTCCCCTGGCACGAGCTGCGCACGCGCACGCCCGGCCGCATCGTCTACGCCGACGCCGTGCAGGTCATCGCGACCCCGCACACGATCGACGACTGGCCGTTCCGCTAGGACCGGACCTCCGCCGGTCGCGGGCGCCGTCGCACGTCTGGGAGCACCGCCGGCCCGCCCCGCGTGCGCCGGGCTACCCTCGCCGGATGCCCGAGTACGTGCGCTTCCAGAGCGCCGCGCCCAACCGCCGCGGCACCTTCCCCGGCGTCTTCGCCCTGGCGGACGGCCTGCGGGACGAGGGCAGTCTGTCGGAGGAGGAGATGGCCTGGATCGCGGCCTCCAACGCGCACATGAACGCCGCGTACGCGGATCCGTCCACGGTCGTCCCCGGCTGCTACGACCGCACGCGCAA from Clavibacter michiganensis subsp. insidiosus harbors:
- a CDS encoding adenosine deaminase, encoding MISTLPPTAELHLHVEGTLEPELVFELAERNGVDLPYAGIEDLRSRYAFTDLQSFLDLYYACTAVLRTRRDFHDLAAAYLERAAADGIRHVEMSFDPQAHTTRGVAVDDVLDGLLDALRDARVRHGISGGLILSFLRDRPVEEAMATLESVAGRAHELLAVGLDSAEVGYPPSLFVDVFARARELGLHAVAHAGEEGPPSYIHEALDLLRVERVDHGVRCLEDPALVDRLVADRIPLTVCPLSNVRLGVNETLDEHALPELLARGVLATVNSDDPAYFGGYLGENLRQLRRAHAFDDDALALLARNSFEASFLPDARRAELLAAVDAWRASAL